A region from the Alnus glutinosa chromosome 5, dhAlnGlut1.1, whole genome shotgun sequence genome encodes:
- the LOC133869610 gene encoding cysteine-rich repeat secretory protein 38-like, which yields MSSFSIYLLTFALLLQTIYGASPLFHFCSSSANFTTNDPYDSNLRKLLGNLYYRTPAQGFGLGSVGRDRYKTYGLALCRGDVKATDCRTCVNEATREIHQRCPYDKGAIIWYDNCLLKYVNTDFFGKIDNQNKFYLWNWRDVSEPTSFNQKTRELLSLLAKEASATPKLYAVGEVELEESRKLYGLAQCTRDLSTRNCFKCLDGIIGELPRCCDGKEGGRVVGGSCNIRYEIYPFVTA from the coding sequence ATGTCTTCCTTCTCTATCTATCTGCTAACATTTGCTCTCCTTCTCCAAACCATTTATGGAGCCAGCCCTCTCTTCCATTTCTGTTCAAGCTCTGCGAACTTCACCACCAATGACCCTTATGATTCAAACCTCAGAAAGCTCTTGGGCAATCTTTACTACCGAACCCCTGCACAGGGCTTTGGTCTTGGTTCAGTGGGTCGGGATCGCTACAAAACTTATGGACTTGCTCTTTGTCGTGGTGACGTTAAAGCCACAGACTGCAGGACTTGCGTTAATGAGGCCACCCGCGAAATTCACCAACGCTGCCCGTATGATAAAGGTGCGATTATATGGTACGACAATTGTCTTTTGAAGTACGTCAACACTGATTTCTTTGGCAAAATTGATAATCAGAACAAGTTCTATCTGTGGAACTGGAGAGATGTTAGCGAGCCCACAAgctttaaccaaaagacaaggGAGTTGTTGAGCCTACTAGCCAAAGAAGCATCTGCGACTCCAAAACTGTATGCAGTTGGAGAGGTAGAGCTCGAAGAATCAAGGAAGCTCTATGGTTTGGCCCAATGCACAAGGGACCTTTCTACGCGTAACTGTTTCAAGTGTCTTGACGGTATAATTGGTGAACTTCCTCGTTGCTGTGATGGGAAAGAAGGAGGAAGAGTTGTTGGTGGGAGTTGCAACATAAGATATGAGATTTACCCCTTCGTCACTGCTTAG